In the genome of Streptomyces sp. NBC_00190, one region contains:
- a CDS encoding YciI family protein, producing the protein MAKYLLLKHYRGAPAPVNDVPMDQWTPEEISAHVQYMNDFAARLEGTGEFVDGQALAPEGRWVRYDGEGRPPVTDGPFAETKDLIAGWMVIDVDGYERAVELAGELSAAPGAGGKPIHEWLELRPFLAEPPTITE; encoded by the coding sequence ATGGCCAAGTACTTGCTGCTCAAGCACTACCGCGGCGCCCCGGCTCCGGTCAACGACGTGCCCATGGACCAGTGGACGCCTGAGGAGATCTCGGCGCACGTGCAGTACATGAACGACTTCGCGGCACGGCTCGAGGGGACCGGCGAGTTCGTCGACGGCCAGGCGCTCGCTCCTGAGGGGCGCTGGGTCCGGTACGACGGTGAGGGCCGCCCGCCGGTCACCGACGGCCCGTTCGCCGAGACGAAGGACCTCATCGCCGGCTGGATGGTGATCGACGTCGACGGCTACGAGCGCGCCGTCGAGCTGGCCGGGGAGCTGTCGGCCGCCCCCGGGGCGGGCGGGAAGCCGATCCACGAGTGGCTCGAGTTGCGCCCCTTCCTCGCCGAGCCGCCCACCATCACGGAGTGA
- a CDS encoding patatin-like phospholipase family protein, translating to MHLGTGATFGRALVLGPGGLVGTAWMAGLAAGLRRGGVDLGEADLTIGTSAGAIVGALLATGQDLDRLAAPARRPGPAAPRREVDAAVMGSVFAVLGEEGLDPGEARRRVGRIALDHAGSDDERALLAARGALIGSTTWPDRQLMLTAVDAATGEPVVWDRTSGVPLVHAVAASSAFPGAEPPVAVQGRRYMDGALRAGTNADLAAGAHTLVVVEPLAHVFPREQLEQQLAAVGAWAVVTVGPDPDAVRAFGSDLQDRANWEPAYRAGLGQATATVERLRPVWKAEAEAAAEAHWPTR from the coding sequence GTGCATCTCGGTACTGGAGCCACTTTCGGCCGGGCACTCGTACTGGGCCCAGGAGGCCTGGTCGGTACGGCATGGATGGCCGGGCTGGCCGCCGGACTGCGCCGCGGTGGGGTGGATCTCGGCGAAGCCGACCTGACCATCGGCACGTCGGCCGGTGCGATTGTCGGCGCGCTGCTGGCCACCGGTCAGGACCTCGACCGGCTTGCCGCCCCGGCGCGCCGGCCGGGTCCGGCGGCGCCACGGCGTGAGGTGGATGCCGCCGTGATGGGTTCCGTGTTCGCCGTGCTCGGTGAAGAGGGGCTGGATCCCGGGGAGGCCCGGCGCCGGGTCGGCCGGATCGCGCTCGACCACGCCGGTTCCGACGACGAACGGGCGCTGCTCGCGGCGCGGGGCGCCCTGATCGGCTCGACCACCTGGCCGGACCGGCAGCTGATGCTCACCGCGGTGGACGCGGCCACGGGTGAGCCCGTTGTGTGGGACCGCACGAGCGGCGTGCCGCTGGTGCACGCGGTGGCCGCGAGCAGCGCCTTTCCCGGGGCCGAGCCGCCTGTCGCCGTCCAGGGGCGGCGGTACATGGACGGCGCCCTGCGCGCGGGGACGAACGCGGATCTCGCGGCCGGTGCCCACACGTTGGTCGTCGTAGAGCCGTTGGCACACGTATTTCCCCGGGAGCAGCTTGAGCAGCAGCTGGCAGCCGTCGGGGCGTGGGCTGTTGTGACCGTCGGTCCGGATCCGGATGCGGTGCGGGCTTTCGGTTCCGACCTGCAGGACAGGGCGAACTGGGAACCGGCGTACCGGGCGGGTCTTGGCCAAGCGACCGCCACCGTCGAACGGCTGCGCCCCGTGTGGAAGGCCGAAGCGGAAGCCGCCGCTGAAGCCCACTGGCCAACCCGCTGA
- a CDS encoding BTAD domain-containing putative transcriptional regulator, which produces MQFFILGETRARHDDGAEIALGGPARRALLALLLLRPGDVVSADRLADEIAPDTATSASHALQSQVSRLRAVLGPATIERAGTGYRVVVDPEDVDACRFERLAQEGRSALADGDVERSVALLREALALWRGPALADLADSRTAQAAAARLEECRLGALEDRIEGELRLRRHRAAVPELRELVDSHPLRERPAGLLMRALFAEGGQAEALVVFEETRRRLADELGADPSAELVSLHRELLSADPSPSHAVPPAQLTSFVGRAAEMGEVADLLRVARLVTLVGPGGVGKTRLSVEVAGRVGGDVCFVELAPLSDGDGLPHLLLGALGLRENGLQLGSSAQTPTERLVAALSDRVILLVLDNCEHVVEQVAALSARLLAACPRLRVLATSREPLAVMGENLWQVRPLGDEAAARLLTDRAGAVRRGSADDPETVRRICSALDNLPLAIELASARLRTLDIEDLAGRLDDRLGVAAARGSRTADERHRTLRAVVAWSWGLLSESEQRAARRFSVFAAGATTDSAISVCGADGETLESLIDKSLLEMSGGRLRMLETIRAYAAERLEAADEGETVRRAHAQHFLELVRTADPYLRRAEQLRWLEILAAEHGNLLAAVRWAVEAAQVETSLKLLASAATYLWIRGVSHSASPHATALLDALGDAPPAGLGEEYVACLLLAAAGAAGPAVWRRHRTRAEQELADAWSDARQGRYPAVLLLWMMRNATEADPRRAFALVSRRRDCSEPWVRAAAQYVSGFGPLAEGDTTGAEQAFAEAVEEFRSAGDRWGSALALDALATLAGARGDRTRAITLTDEAHALTEQLGALEDSADQLINRGDHVFADDPGTAAADYARAAALARRAGSPTCLASALRGLGDIALLKQDLNEAERLYTEALERIDPHWIKSAGNRVRTLAGLGRVAEARGRHAAAVVRYREAAEYAASVMGNATAGALRMMGLPETVIDVVSRP; this is translated from the coding sequence ATGCAGTTCTTCATCCTGGGCGAGACCCGGGCACGGCACGACGACGGGGCCGAGATCGCGCTGGGCGGTCCGGCCCGCCGAGCGCTGCTGGCCCTGTTGCTGTTGCGTCCCGGCGACGTGGTGTCGGCCGACCGGCTGGCGGACGAGATCGCCCCGGACACGGCGACGTCGGCGTCACACGCACTGCAGTCCCAGGTGTCCCGGCTGCGCGCGGTGCTGGGTCCGGCAACGATCGAGCGGGCCGGGACGGGGTACCGGGTCGTGGTGGATCCGGAAGACGTGGACGCCTGCCGGTTCGAGCGGCTGGCGCAGGAAGGCAGGTCCGCGCTGGCCGACGGCGACGTCGAACGGTCGGTGGCACTCCTGCGGGAGGCACTGGCACTGTGGCGAGGGCCGGCGTTGGCCGATCTCGCGGACAGCCGGACGGCTCAGGCTGCCGCCGCCCGGCTGGAGGAGTGCCGGCTCGGAGCGCTGGAGGACCGGATCGAGGGCGAGCTGCGGCTGCGAAGGCACCGGGCGGCCGTGCCCGAGTTGCGCGAGCTGGTGGACAGCCATCCCCTGCGGGAACGGCCGGCGGGGCTGTTGATGCGCGCGCTGTTCGCCGAGGGCGGGCAGGCCGAAGCGCTGGTGGTGTTCGAGGAGACGAGGCGGCGCCTGGCCGATGAGCTGGGCGCTGATCCCTCGGCCGAGCTGGTCTCGCTCCACCGGGAGTTGCTGAGCGCCGATCCGTCGCCCTCCCACGCGGTGCCTCCCGCTCAGCTGACCTCATTCGTCGGCCGCGCCGCGGAGATGGGCGAGGTCGCCGATCTGCTGCGCGTGGCCCGACTGGTCACCCTGGTCGGCCCCGGAGGCGTCGGTAAGACCCGGCTGTCGGTCGAGGTCGCCGGAAGGGTCGGCGGCGACGTGTGTTTCGTGGAGCTCGCCCCTCTGAGCGACGGTGACGGCCTGCCGCACTTGTTGCTGGGAGCACTGGGGCTGCGCGAGAACGGGCTCCAGCTCGGGAGCAGCGCCCAGACGCCCACCGAGCGCCTCGTCGCGGCATTGTCCGACCGGGTGATCCTCCTCGTCCTGGACAACTGCGAGCACGTCGTCGAACAGGTCGCGGCCCTGTCGGCGCGGCTGCTGGCGGCCTGCCCGCGGCTGCGCGTCCTGGCCACCAGCCGGGAGCCGCTGGCCGTCATGGGGGAGAACCTCTGGCAGGTCCGACCGCTCGGCGACGAGGCGGCCGCACGGTTGCTCACCGACCGGGCGGGCGCGGTCCGGCGCGGTTCGGCCGACGACCCCGAGACGGTGCGGCGGATCTGCTCGGCGCTGGACAACCTGCCGCTGGCCATCGAGCTGGCTTCGGCGCGGTTGCGCACGCTGGACATCGAAGACCTGGCGGGACGGCTGGACGACCGGCTCGGCGTGGCCGCCGCCCGCGGCAGCCGTACGGCCGATGAGCGGCACCGCACCCTGCGCGCGGTGGTCGCCTGGAGCTGGGGGCTGCTCTCCGAATCCGAGCAGCGGGCCGCGCGACGGTTCAGCGTCTTCGCGGCAGGCGCGACGACCGATTCGGCCATATCGGTATGCGGGGCCGACGGGGAGACCCTGGAGTCACTGATCGACAAGTCGCTCCTCGAGATGTCGGGTGGCCGCCTCCGGATGCTGGAGACGATCCGCGCCTACGCCGCCGAACGGCTGGAAGCGGCTGACGAAGGCGAGACGGTACGGCGCGCGCACGCCCAGCATTTCCTCGAACTGGTGCGTACCGCCGATCCGTACCTGCGGCGGGCCGAGCAGCTGCGATGGCTGGAAATCCTGGCCGCCGAGCACGGCAACCTCCTGGCAGCCGTGCGATGGGCGGTCGAGGCCGCGCAGGTGGAGACCTCCCTGAAGCTGCTCGCGTCGGCCGCGACCTATCTGTGGATCCGCGGCGTGTCCCACTCGGCCTCGCCACACGCGACGGCGCTGCTCGATGCCCTCGGCGACGCGCCTCCGGCCGGCCTCGGCGAGGAGTACGTGGCGTGCCTCCTGCTGGCGGCGGCCGGTGCCGCCGGGCCCGCCGTCTGGCGGCGACACCGTACCCGGGCCGAGCAGGAGCTGGCTGACGCGTGGTCGGACGCCCGGCAGGGCCGCTACCCGGCCGTCCTGCTGCTGTGGATGATGCGGAACGCGACCGAGGCGGACCCCCGGCGCGCGTTCGCGCTCGTGTCCCGCCGGCGTGACTGCTCCGAGCCGTGGGTTCGGGCGGCCGCCCAGTACGTGTCGGGGTTCGGCCCCCTCGCCGAAGGGGATACGACAGGCGCCGAACAGGCCTTCGCCGAGGCCGTCGAGGAGTTCCGCTCGGCCGGTGACCGCTGGGGCAGCGCGTTGGCGCTGGACGCACTCGCCACGCTGGCGGGGGCACGCGGCGACCGCACCAGGGCGATCACACTGACCGATGAGGCCCATGCACTCACCGAGCAGCTCGGAGCCCTGGAAGACAGCGCCGACCAGCTGATCAACCGGGGCGATCACGTCTTCGCCGACGACCCCGGGACCGCCGCCGCCGATTACGCCCGGGCCGCCGCCCTCGCCCGCCGCGCCGGAAGCCCCACCTGCCTCGCGTCGGCCCTGCGCGGGCTCGGCGACATAGCCCTGCTGAAACAGGACCTGAACGAGGCTGAACGCCTGTACACCGAGGCCCTGGAACGGATCGATCCGCACTGGATCAAGAGCGCCGGCAACCGCGTACGCACCCTTGCCGGGCTCGGCCGCGTCGCCGAGGCACGCGGCCGCCACGCCGCGGCCGTGGTCCGATACCGGGAAGCCGCCGAGTACGCGGCGTCCGTGATGGGCAACGCCACCGCGGGCGCGCTGCGCATGATGGGGCTGCCCGAGACCGTCATCGACGTGGTGAGCCGGCCGTGA
- a CDS encoding glycosyltransferase, with the protein MRVLLSTWGSRGDVEPLAGLAVALREFGADALVCAPPDEEFAELLARVGVPLVPLGPTVRSVVAGTKPPTAEDAFRLAPELVAARFNTLTGAAEGCDAVLATGLMPAGARDVAEKLGIPYVFACFHIFGLPSRHFRPGARPGMQSPQDETDNRVLWEQDAQRVNALYGEALGSHRAAIGLPPVDSVRDHVFTGRPWLAADARLCPSQGMTDLDIVQTGAWILPDGRPLPEGLEAFLGAGAPPVYVGFGSMAAHAPKGIARVAIEASRAQGRRVLLARGWADLAPIDDADDCFVVGEVNQQELFRRVAAVVHHGGAGTTTTAARAGAPQLVVPRIADQPYWAARVAELGIGAAHEGPTPTFESLSAALTTALAPETRVRARGVAGMIRADGATVAAKLLLDAVSR; encoded by the coding sequence GTGCGTGTGCTGTTGTCGACGTGGGGGTCGCGCGGGGACGTCGAACCGCTGGCGGGACTGGCCGTGGCGTTGCGGGAGTTCGGTGCGGATGCGCTGGTGTGCGCGCCGCCGGACGAGGAGTTCGCGGAGCTGCTGGCGCGGGTCGGCGTGCCGCTGGTGCCGCTCGGCCCGACGGTGCGCTCGGTGGTCGCCGGTACGAAGCCGCCGACTGCGGAAGACGCGTTCCGGCTCGCTCCCGAGCTGGTCGCCGCGCGGTTCAACACGCTCACCGGGGCGGCGGAAGGGTGTGACGCGGTGCTGGCGACCGGCCTGATGCCGGCTGGCGCACGGGACGTGGCCGAGAAGCTGGGCATCCCCTACGTGTTCGCGTGCTTCCACATCTTCGGACTGCCGTCGCGGCACTTCCGTCCGGGGGCACGACCGGGCATGCAGTCCCCGCAGGACGAGACCGACAACCGCGTGCTGTGGGAGCAGGACGCCCAGAGGGTGAACGCGTTGTACGGCGAGGCGCTGGGCAGTCATCGGGCGGCGATCGGCCTGCCGCCGGTGGACAGCGTCCGCGACCACGTCTTCACCGGCCGGCCGTGGCTGGCGGCCGACGCGAGGCTGTGCCCGTCGCAGGGCATGACCGACCTCGACATCGTGCAGACCGGGGCGTGGATCCTGCCCGACGGCCGTCCGCTCCCGGAGGGGCTGGAGGCGTTCCTGGGCGCGGGCGCACCACCGGTGTACGTGGGTTTCGGCAGCATGGCCGCACATGCCCCGAAGGGCATCGCCCGGGTGGCCATCGAAGCGAGCCGCGCGCAAGGCCGCCGCGTACTCCTCGCCCGCGGCTGGGCGGACCTGGCCCCGATCGACGACGCCGACGACTGCTTCGTCGTCGGCGAGGTCAACCAGCAGGAACTGTTCCGCCGGGTGGCCGCCGTGGTGCACCACGGCGGCGCGGGCACCACGACGACGGCGGCCCGGGCCGGCGCGCCTCAGCTGGTCGTCCCCCGGATCGCGGACCAGCCCTACTGGGCCGCCCGGGTGGCCGAGCTGGGCATCGGTGCGGCGCACGAAGGCCCGACGCCGACCTTCGAGTCCCTGTCCGCCGCGCTCACCACGGCCCTGGCCCCCGAGACCCGAGTACGGGCGAGGGGCGTGGCCGGCATGATCCGCGCCGACGGCGCGACGGTGGCCGCGAAACTGCTGCTCGACGCAGTCAGCCGGTAA
- a CDS encoding DUF11 domain-containing protein, translating into MIRGTNANGGKRRLRTLSALGAVGIVAGLASSLPASPAGAVPAPAAAVAQQRPDRDGVACDGQVYVSFGDPDQLYTADRGPGTVQFTPLGDPTPFLYNAIGVNPDDRYLYGTTFGNANNDLVRFDRNGDFTNLGAIAGLPPALYISGTFDDEGNYYVLADNTGQIYRIDVTSRSVTGVIDVPELADPELDVFDIAFRDGFLWGSTDDGAITRIDIANESVDFFPGVLPGGEDFGGVFTYGNGDLGFFRNSGQLIRVHVKNATGSNPWFTVLSTQTTTPATNLDATSCFLDSSADLAVHKHGPKSVEAGSEVSYRITVKNLGKHDSSGWSLIDDIPAKILTPTTPTEGCEITDGILSCTGGPLPKGDRVEVEVTGTAANVSKPTTVKNTARVFGDDADPNKENNKDTTATRITPKDDA; encoded by the coding sequence GTGATTCGAGGAACAAACGCGAACGGCGGAAAGCGGCGGCTGCGTACGCTTTCCGCGCTGGGCGCAGTGGGGATCGTCGCCGGGCTCGCTTCCAGCCTGCCGGCGTCACCGGCCGGTGCCGTCCCGGCTCCTGCGGCGGCTGTCGCGCAGCAGCGTCCCGATCGAGACGGCGTTGCGTGCGACGGACAGGTCTACGTCTCGTTCGGTGACCCGGACCAGCTCTACACCGCCGACAGAGGGCCCGGAACCGTCCAGTTCACGCCGCTGGGCGACCCGACACCGTTCCTCTACAACGCCATCGGCGTGAACCCGGACGATCGGTACCTCTACGGGACCACGTTCGGCAACGCGAACAACGACCTGGTCCGCTTCGACCGCAATGGAGACTTCACCAACCTCGGTGCCATTGCCGGCCTGCCGCCCGCCCTCTACATCTCGGGAACGTTCGACGACGAGGGCAACTACTACGTCCTGGCCGACAACACGGGCCAGATCTACCGGATCGACGTCACCTCCCGCTCCGTCACGGGTGTCATCGATGTCCCGGAGCTGGCCGACCCGGAACTCGACGTCTTCGACATCGCGTTCCGTGACGGATTCCTGTGGGGCTCAACCGACGACGGTGCCATCACGCGGATCGACATCGCCAATGAGAGCGTGGACTTCTTCCCGGGTGTTCTTCCGGGCGGCGAGGACTTCGGCGGCGTCTTCACGTACGGCAACGGCGACCTCGGATTCTTCCGCAATTCCGGACAGCTCATCCGAGTCCACGTGAAGAATGCGACCGGTTCCAACCCCTGGTTCACCGTGCTGTCGACGCAGACCACGACCCCGGCGACGAACCTCGACGCCACCTCCTGCTTCCTCGACTCGTCCGCCGACCTGGCTGTGCACAAGCACGGCCCCAAGAGCGTCGAGGCGGGCAGCGAAGTCAGCTATCGCATCACCGTGAAGAACCTGGGGAAGCACGACTCCTCCGGCTGGTCGCTGATCGACGACATCCCCGCGAAGATCCTGACGCCCACCACGCCGACCGAAGGGTGCGAGATCACCGACGGCATCCTCTCCTGCACGGGTGGTCCGCTGCCGAAGGGCGACCGTGTGGAGGTCGAGGTGACCGGCACCGCGGCCAACGTCTCGAAGCCCACCACCGTGAAGAACACCGCCAGGGTGTTCGGCGACGACGCGGACCCAAACAAGGAGAACAACAAGGACACGACGGCCACCCGCATCACGCCGAAGGACGACGCCTAG
- a CDS encoding FAD-dependent monooxygenase gives MKNNTVLISGASVAGPALAFWLHRHGFTATIAERAPALREGGYAVDFRGDAHLSVLRRMGILDDLERVRTGMGSMSYVNSAGKPQAKLPADLFAGDIEILRGDLARVLYDATKEHTEYVFGDSITSLTEDADGVSVTFERGAPRRFDLVIGADGLHSRTRSLAFGPEEQYVKHLGVYCAIFTTANHLGLDHTGHAYRTAGKLVAMYSARHNTQAKAVFYFGSPQLDLNRRDVTRQQDVLTEHFGGSGWQSDRLLHDMRYAPDFYFDSVGQVHMDTWSHGRVTLVGDAAYCPSSLSGMGSGLALVGAYVLAGELAAARGDHRVAFARYEQEMREYAEGCQKMGDGIATLMVPGNRFLAALLNRYYKVMPYLPGRNMAANIARKAAENITLRDYQNLTRR, from the coding sequence ATGAAGAACAACACGGTCCTGATCTCCGGCGCTTCCGTCGCCGGCCCCGCGCTCGCCTTCTGGCTCCACCGTCACGGCTTCACCGCGACGATCGCGGAACGCGCTCCCGCCCTGCGCGAAGGCGGCTACGCCGTCGACTTCAGGGGCGACGCACACCTGTCGGTGCTCCGCCGCATGGGCATCCTGGACGATCTCGAACGCGTCCGCACCGGAATGGGCTCCATGTCGTACGTGAACAGTGCGGGCAAGCCGCAGGCCAAGCTCCCCGCCGACCTGTTCGCGGGAGACATCGAGATCCTCCGGGGCGACCTGGCCCGGGTCCTCTACGACGCGACGAAGGAACACACCGAGTACGTCTTCGGAGACTCCATCACCTCCCTCACCGAGGACGCCGACGGCGTGAGCGTCACCTTCGAACGCGGTGCGCCGCGCAGGTTCGACCTGGTGATCGGCGCGGACGGGCTGCACTCCCGCACCCGGAGCCTGGCGTTCGGGCCGGAGGAACAGTACGTGAAGCACCTCGGCGTCTACTGCGCGATCTTCACCACGGCCAACCATCTCGGGCTCGACCACACCGGGCACGCGTACCGCACGGCGGGCAAGCTCGTCGCGATGTACAGCGCTCGTCACAACACCCAGGCCAAGGCGGTCTTCTACTTCGGCTCGCCGCAGCTGGACCTCAACCGCCGCGACGTGACGCGGCAGCAGGACGTGCTCACCGAGCACTTCGGCGGGAGCGGCTGGCAGAGCGACCGCCTGCTCCACGACATGCGCTACGCCCCCGACTTCTACTTCGATTCGGTCGGCCAGGTCCACATGGACACCTGGTCGCACGGCCGCGTCACCCTGGTCGGCGACGCCGCCTACTGCCCTTCGTCCCTCTCGGGCATGGGCTCGGGACTCGCTCTGGTGGGTGCGTACGTCCTCGCCGGAGAACTCGCCGCCGCGCGCGGCGACCACCGGGTCGCCTTCGCCCGATACGAGCAGGAGATGCGTGAGTACGCGGAAGGCTGCCAGAAGATGGGCGACGGCATCGCCACGCTCATGGTCCCCGGGAACCGCTTCCTCGCTGCGCTCCTCAACCGCTACTACAAGGTCATGCCCTACCTGCCGGGAAGGAACATGGCCGCCAACATCGCCCGCAAGGCCGCCGAGAACATCACTCTGCGCGACTACCAGAACCTCACCCGGCGTTGA
- a CDS encoding maleylpyruvate isomerase family mycothiol-dependent enzyme produces the protein MNPAQHGAAVAAETAAFVATVTAADLTTPVPTCPGWTLGDLTKHVGSVHRWFTELLRRGIQQPPTSREVDLRLPEHPGGLPDWLSASAAQAAEVFAATDLDAPMWAWGVDQHARFWVRRMLFETLVHRVDAQLALGVSPHVDRVLAVDGIDEFLTNLPFASSFAPLTAQLRAPDRTIRFTCTDGDSAGDGVVDGDWKVGLRPDGFGLLADGAEARAADATVRGTAADLLLLLYGRLDHRSDAFHLLGDQDLLDHWFAHSAF, from the coding sequence ATGAACCCCGCCCAGCACGGAGCTGCCGTCGCAGCCGAGACCGCCGCATTCGTCGCCACGGTCACGGCAGCCGACCTCACCACCCCGGTGCCGACCTGCCCCGGCTGGACTCTCGGGGACCTCACGAAGCACGTCGGCAGCGTGCACCGGTGGTTCACCGAGCTGCTTCGCCGGGGCATCCAGCAACCGCCGACCAGCCGTGAGGTCGACCTGCGCCTGCCGGAGCACCCCGGAGGGCTCCCGGACTGGCTTTCCGCGAGCGCAGCGCAGGCCGCCGAGGTGTTCGCCGCCACCGACCTGGACGCGCCCATGTGGGCCTGGGGAGTCGACCAGCACGCCCGGTTCTGGGTCCGGCGCATGCTCTTCGAGACCCTCGTCCACCGGGTCGACGCCCAACTCGCACTCGGGGTCTCACCGCACGTCGACCGCGTACTGGCGGTCGACGGCATCGACGAGTTCCTCACCAACCTGCCGTTCGCATCCTCCTTCGCGCCGCTGACCGCCCAACTGCGCGCCCCTGACCGGACCATTCGCTTCACTTGCACCGACGGCGACAGTGCCGGCGACGGCGTGGTTGACGGCGACTGGAAGGTCGGCTTGCGCCCCGACGGCTTCGGCCTGCTCGCTGACGGCGCCGAAGCCCGCGCGGCGGACGCCACGGTCCGGGGAACGGCCGCCGACCTCCTGCTGCTCCTCTACGGCCGCCTGGACCACCGGAGCGACGCCTTCCACCTGCTCGGCGACCAGGACCTGCTCGACCACTGGTTCGCGCACTCGGCCTTCTAG
- a CDS encoding SDR family NAD(P)-dependent oxidoreductase translates to MGMLSGKTALVTGGSRGIGRATALRLAAEGALVAVHYGGDDGAARETLALIEKAGGQGFAVRARFGEDGAVDRLFEQLTEGLAGRGLDILVNNAGISSGSSISQVTPEEFTRLLTVNVVTPFFVIQRALPLLNDGGRVINMGSTASRFAVATQIGYTVSKAALEAMAPSLANELGRRGITVNTVAPGAIRTDMTAGYTSIPEVVAGLEAMTALGRIGEPEDVADVIGFLAEPAGRWVTGQTVDVSGGTYLGPLA, encoded by the coding sequence ATGGGCATGCTGAGCGGTAAGACGGCGCTGGTCACGGGTGGTTCGCGGGGGATCGGGCGGGCGACCGCTTTGCGACTGGCAGCCGAGGGGGCCCTGGTCGCCGTCCACTACGGCGGTGACGACGGGGCTGCGCGGGAGACCCTCGCGCTGATCGAGAAGGCGGGCGGGCAGGGGTTCGCCGTACGTGCACGGTTCGGGGAAGACGGAGCCGTGGACCGGCTGTTCGAGCAGCTGACAGAGGGGCTGGCCGGCCGGGGTCTGGACATCCTGGTCAACAACGCGGGAATCAGCTCGGGCAGCTCGATCTCACAGGTCACTCCGGAAGAGTTCACCAGGCTGCTCACGGTCAACGTCGTCACGCCGTTCTTCGTGATCCAGCGTGCACTGCCCCTGCTCAACGACGGCGGACGCGTCATCAACATGGGGTCGACGGCCAGCCGGTTCGCGGTGGCCACGCAGATCGGCTACACCGTCAGCAAGGCGGCGCTGGAGGCGATGGCCCCGTCGCTGGCCAACGAGCTCGGCAGGCGCGGTATCACGGTGAACACCGTCGCGCCCGGCGCGATCCGGACCGACATGACCGCCGGCTACACCTCGATCCCCGAAGTGGTCGCGGGGCTGGAGGCGATGACCGCACTCGGGCGGATCGGTGAGCCGGAGGACGTCGCCGACGTCATCGGCTTCCTGGCGGAGCCGGCGGGTCGGTGGGTGACCGGCCAGACCGTCGACGTCTCCGGTGGGACCTACCTCGGCCCCCTCGCGTGA
- a CDS encoding histidine phosphatase family protein: MPTLLIKGSYPLIGGRSDGDTVHFQPDKKEEWQLVPGPHNVQHNGSGQAKLRLDAIDALETHSSRTGPEVHQPLLHAHAARDELTRWLGFTDVQLPDPANRVTLSDQRDGLDVPRPKIAHKIDDHSKRALAYGHALARRIWQHLEDTAGATEVEPLQPTLKFNGGRARPAYGRQTGRSALSRTVTVTTRLVIARHGEARCNTAGRVGGPKTCTGLTDAGRFQIERLAARLAAEQDAGNPVGAVYAGPRRRLQESGRLLADGLGLPLLTDPGLDGPRHGQADGMLWREVEASFRGAPYAHPNRPCAPDAEPWNSYLTRVTRHLAGLLERHDGGHVLLAAHGETLHAVCRLLLGIPVSRSPVMGFGATHAGLTRFELRRDDFGDTRWILAVLNDTAHLRGPG; the protein is encoded by the coding sequence ATGCCCACGCTGCTGATCAAGGGTTCGTACCCTCTCATCGGAGGCCGCTCGGACGGGGACACCGTCCACTTCCAGCCGGACAAGAAGGAGGAGTGGCAGCTCGTCCCCGGCCCCCACAACGTTCAACACAACGGCTCCGGTCAGGCCAAGCTGCGGCTGGACGCCATCGACGCGCTGGAGACCCACTCCTCGCGCACCGGCCCCGAGGTCCACCAGCCGTTGCTCCACGCCCACGCCGCCCGGGACGAGTTGACGCGGTGGCTCGGCTTCACCGACGTGCAGCTCCCCGACCCCGCCAACCGGGTCACGCTCTCCGACCAGCGCGACGGTCTCGACGTACCGCGGCCCAAGATCGCGCACAAGATCGACGACCACTCCAAGCGGGCCCTGGCGTACGGCCATGCCCTTGCCCGCCGCATCTGGCAGCATCTGGAGGACACCGCCGGTGCCACGGAAGTCGAACCGCTGCAGCCGACGCTGAAGTTCAACGGCGGCCGCGCTCGCCCTGCGTACGGCCGACAGACTGGCCGCAGTGCTCTGAGCCGCACCGTGACCGTCACCACCCGGCTGGTCATCGCCCGGCACGGCGAGGCCCGGTGCAACACCGCCGGGCGCGTCGGCGGCCCGAAGACCTGCACCGGACTCACCGATGCCGGGCGCTTCCAGATCGAACGACTGGCCGCCCGGCTCGCCGCCGAGCAGGACGCCGGGAACCCTGTCGGCGCCGTGTACGCGGGGCCCCGCCGACGCCTCCAGGAGAGCGGCCGCCTCCTGGCGGACGGCCTCGGCCTGCCCCTCCTCACCGATCCCGGCCTCGACGGCCCCCGGCACGGCCAGGCGGACGGGATGCTCTGGCGTGAGGTCGAAGCCTCGTTCCGGGGAGCCCCGTACGCCCACCCGAACCGGCCGTGCGCCCCGGACGCCGAACCCTGGAACAGCTATCTGACCCGAGTCACCCGCCACCTGGCCGGTCTCCTCGAACGCCACGACGGCGGGCACGTCCTCCTGGCCGCGCACGGCGAAACCCTCCACGCGGTCTGCCGTCTCCTCCTCGGGATCCCTGTCAGCCGGAGCCCGGTCATGGGCTTCGGCGCCACCCACGCCGGTCTCACCCGCTTCGAACTGCGTCGCGACGATTTCGGCGATACCCGCTGGATCCTCGCTGTCCTCAACGACACGGCGCACCTGCGCGGGCCTGGCTGA